AAGGTGACGCTCCCCTTGTTGGTTTCTCGCCACGTAAAGAGGCCATTGCACTTTATCTCTCTGCTCAGTTTAAAAACCGCGATGAACTGCTGGCCAGGTTCGGTAAACATAAAACCGCCAAAGCCTGTATTTATGTAAAAAAAATGAGCGATATCAATGTGGAGGTATTAAAAGAAATGGTTACAAATTCTGTCGCGAGGATTAGTAGTTTGTATCCATAAGTCCGAAGAGTGAGGAGACAGAAGACTGATGACTATAGTACAAATTTAACATTCCATATATTCAACTCTATATCTCTGTTTTTTATGCGGCACAAGCTGTAAATTTTTCATGCACAAAGCTTTTCGGTTAAATCACTGAGAGCGATTTGTCAGTCTGAGCGGAGTCGAAGACCAGATAGATAAATCAATAAAAGATTTTCCGTTCCATTCAGAATGACAGAAATAAATGCCTCACTAAGAAGTTACGCAGCAATAATTTAAATTTTACAATATTTGATTATTCCTTATTTCGAACAAAAAACCGGAAATGATTA
The nucleotide sequence above comes from Pedobacter riviphilus. Encoded proteins:
- a CDS encoding DUF1801 domain-containing protein; the protein is MAQNKTTENNLSVPAFLNTIPDENKRADCFNLSDMLSQTTGFKAKMWGNAIVGFGSYHYKYESGREGDAPLVGFSPRKEAIALYLSAQFKNRDELLARFGKHKTAKACIYVKKMSDINVEVLKEMVTNSVARISSLYP